Proteins from one Cryptomeria japonica chromosome 4, Sugi_1.0, whole genome shotgun sequence genomic window:
- the LOC131033134 gene encoding glutathione S-transferase 3-like has protein sequence MANEDEVKVLGFWASPYSLRVLIGLEEKGIKYEYVEQNLGSKSSLLLEMNPVHKKVPVLIHNGRPVVESIIILEYIDEVWSNGLAFLSSDLYDRAMARFWVDFIDKKLIIPGLCIIKSKAEEQEEGKRQVIASLAILEETLKGKDYFGGNNFGIVDITFAPLICWFHTYEILGDFKITFENNFPSIFFWMKKCMERESIKKLLPQQEKVLRMVMRFTKRSSVSEA, from the exons ATGGCCAATGAAGATGAAGTTAAGGTTCTTGGCTTTTGGGCCAGCCCATATAGTCTCAGAGTGTTGATTGGGCTTGAAGAAAAGGGCATCAAATATGAGTATGTGGAACAAAATTTGGGGTCTAAGAGCTCCCTATTGCTAGAAATGAATCCTGTCCATAAGAAGGTCCCTGTTCTTATTCATAATGGAAGGCCTGTGGTTGAGTCTATCATTATATTAGAATATATTGATGAGGTATGGAGTAATGGTTTGGCTTTCTTGTCATCTGATCTTTATGATCGAGCCATGGCTCGATTTTGGGTAGATTTTATAGATAAAAAG CTTATTATTCCAGGGTTGTGCATAATAAAAAGTAAagcagaagaacaagaagaaggaaagCGACAAGTTATAGCAAGTTTAGCAATATTAGAAGAAACTCTCAAAGGAAAAGATTATTTTGGAGGAAACAATTTTGGGATAGTAGATATTACATTTGCACCATTGATATGTTGGTTCCATACATATGAAATTCTTGGAGATTTTAAGATTACATTTGAGAATAATTTTCCAAGCATTTTTTTCTGGATGAAGAAATGTATGGAGAGGGAGAGTATCAAGAAATTACTTCCACAACAAGAAAAAGTGCTACGAATGGTAATGCGATTCACAAAGCGTTCTTCTGTTTCAGAAGCTTAG